From the genome of Pseudomonas sp. AB6, one region includes:
- a CDS encoding NAD(P)/FAD-dependent oxidoreductase codes for MNAPVVIVGTGLAGYNLAREFRKLDSETPLLLITADDGRSYSKPMLSTGFGKNKEADGFSMAEPGAMAEQLKAEVRTHTRVTGIDPGHKRLWIGEEAVYYRDLILAWGAETVRVPVDGDAGESIFPINDLEDYARFRTAAAGKRRVVILGAGLIGCEFANDLILGGYEVELVAPCEQVMPTLLHPAAAAAVQAGLEGLGARFHLGPVLARLLRTEQGLEAHLSDGEVLPCDLVISAIGLRPRIDLAAAAGLQTDRGVTVDRHLKTSHANIYALGDCAQVDGLNLLYVMPLMSCARALAQTLSGNATAVSYGPMPITVKTPVCPLVVSPPPRGIDGVWTVEGRGADIKALCHDVDGKLLGYALTGTAVTEKLAFNKVLPPLLA; via the coding sequence ATGAACGCACCTGTCGTGATCGTCGGCACTGGCTTGGCTGGGTATAACCTGGCCAGGGAGTTTCGCAAACTGGATAGCGAAACACCGCTGCTGCTCATTACTGCGGATGACGGGCGTTCTTACTCCAAACCGATGCTTTCTACCGGTTTTGGCAAAAACAAAGAAGCTGATGGTTTTAGCATGGCAGAACCCGGCGCAATGGCTGAGCAACTAAAGGCCGAAGTGCGAACCCACACCCGTGTGACTGGCATCGACCCCGGTCACAAGCGATTGTGGATAGGCGAGGAGGCGGTGTATTACCGCGACTTGATCCTGGCGTGGGGCGCTGAAACAGTGCGGGTTCCTGTTGACGGCGATGCTGGTGAGTCGATTTTCCCAATCAATGACCTGGAGGATTACGCGCGTTTTCGTACAGCGGCAGCGGGCAAGCGCCGGGTAGTGATTTTGGGCGCCGGGTTGATTGGCTGTGAATTTGCTAATGACCTTATTCTGGGCGGTTATGAGGTTGAACTGGTGGCGCCGTGCGAGCAGGTGATGCCGACCCTGCTCCATCCGGCTGCCGCCGCTGCCGTGCAAGCGGGTTTGGAAGGCTTGGGGGCTCGCTTCCACCTTGGCCCCGTGCTGGCTCGACTCTTACGCACAGAGCAAGGGCTTGAGGCGCATTTGTCGGACGGCGAGGTATTGCCCTGTGACCTAGTGATCTCAGCTATAGGTTTGCGTCCACGTATCGACTTGGCAGCGGCGGCCGGTTTGCAAACTGATCGCGGGGTGACCGTTGATCGTCACCTGAAGACTTCTCACGCCAACATTTATGCGCTGGGTGACTGTGCTCAAGTTGATGGCTTGAATCTGCTGTACGTCATGCCATTGATGAGCTGTGCCCGAGCCCTGGCCCAAACGCTTTCGGGCAACGCGACGGCGGTTAGCTATGGTCCGATGCCTATTACGGTAAAAACGCCAGTATGCCCGTTAGTGGTTTCGCCTCCTCCTCGCGGCATAGACGGCGTCTGGACAGTGGAAGGGCGGGGTGCCGATATCAAAGCGCTTTGCCATGACGTTGACGGTAAGTTGCTCGGTTATGCATTGACCGGCACGGCTGTAACGGAAAAATTGGCGTTTAATAAAGTTCTACCTCCACTGTTGGCATAA
- a CDS encoding hemolysin family protein, whose amino-acid sequence MDPSPSITLSAMFADFGMILFAMILVLLNGFFVAAEFAMVKLRSTRVESIAQKNGWRGHILRTVHCQLDSYLSACQLGITLASLGLGWVGEPAFAHLLQPVLHAVGVQSQEVIKGASFFSAFFIISYLHIVVGELAPKSWAIRKPEILSLWTAVPLYLFYWCMYPAIYLLNASANGILRIAGQGEPGPHHDHHYNREELKLILHSSRGQDPSDQGMRVLASAVEMGELEVVDWANSREDLVTLDCNAPLKEILALFRRHKFSRYPVYDAERGVFVGLLHIKDLLLELAALDHLPASFNLLELTRPLERVSRHMPLSKLLEQFRQGGSHFALVEEADGNIIGYLTMEDVLEVLVGDIQDEHRKAERGILAYQPGKLLVRGDTPLFKVERLLGIDLDHIEAETLAGLIYETLKRVPGEEEVLEVEGLRIIIKKMKGPKIVLAKVLKID is encoded by the coding sequence ATGGACCCTTCCCCTAGCATCACCCTCTCCGCGATGTTCGCCGACTTCGGCATGATTCTTTTTGCAATGATTCTGGTTCTGCTCAACGGCTTCTTCGTCGCCGCAGAGTTCGCCATGGTCAAGCTGCGCTCGACTCGCGTCGAATCCATTGCTCAAAAAAACGGTTGGCGCGGGCATATCCTGCGCACCGTCCACTGCCAGCTGGACTCATACCTGTCCGCTTGTCAGTTGGGTATCACCCTTGCCTCACTAGGCTTGGGCTGGGTCGGTGAGCCCGCGTTTGCACATTTGCTTCAGCCAGTGCTGCACGCCGTCGGCGTACAGTCGCAGGAAGTAATCAAAGGTGCGTCCTTTTTCAGCGCATTCTTCATCATCTCGTATCTGCACATTGTGGTTGGTGAACTGGCGCCTAAATCCTGGGCGATCCGTAAACCAGAGATCCTGTCGCTGTGGACGGCCGTGCCGCTGTACCTGTTCTATTGGTGCATGTACCCGGCGATCTATCTGCTCAATGCCAGCGCCAACGGTATTCTGCGTATTGCCGGTCAGGGAGAGCCTGGCCCGCATCACGACCACCATTACAACCGTGAAGAATTGAAGCTGATTCTGCACTCAAGTCGCGGCCAGGATCCAAGCGATCAAGGCATGCGGGTACTCGCCTCTGCTGTCGAGATGGGGGAGTTGGAAGTCGTAGATTGGGCGAACTCTCGCGAAGATTTGGTCACTCTGGACTGCAACGCACCGCTAAAGGAAATACTCGCGCTATTTCGCCGCCACAAATTCAGCCGTTACCCCGTCTACGACGCCGAGCGCGGCGTCTTTGTGGGCCTGCTGCACATTAAGGATTTGCTATTGGAGTTGGCAGCGCTGGATCACCTGCCTGCATCGTTCAACCTGTTAGAGCTAACCCGGCCGCTGGAACGCGTTTCAAGACACATGCCATTGTCAAAGTTGCTGGAACAGTTTCGCCAAGGCGGTTCGCATTTCGCACTGGTTGAGGAGGCTGACGGCAACATAATCGGCTACCTGACCATGGAAGATGTACTCGAAGTATTGGTCGGTGATATTCAAGATGAACACCGCAAAGCTGAGCGCGGCATTCTCGCTTATCAGCCAGGAAAGCTACTGGTACGAGGGGATACTCCACTGTTCAAGGTCGAGCGCCTGCTGGGCATCGATCTAGATCACATAGAAGCAGAGACACTCGCCGGCTTGATCTACGAAACACTGAAGCGGGTTCCCGGCGAAGAAGAAGTGTTGGAAGTTGAAGGCCTGCGCATCATCATCAAAAAGATGAAAGGCCCGAAAATCGTCTTGGCCAAGGTGCTGAAGATCGATTGA
- a CDS encoding helicase, with amino-acid sequence MKFRFLLWMLGLLMAKASRNNPAFQSQLAGKELTFQLDTFDGKIARHFIVSGQRLVSKPGVVAEPAFAISFKDAAFGFATMQAKNKQLAFMQGIQNKDILIKGNPGLVIWFQGLTKYLKPKKKTV; translated from the coding sequence ATGAAGTTTCGTTTTCTTTTATGGATGCTCGGCCTGTTGATGGCTAAGGCCAGTCGCAATAATCCGGCTTTTCAAAGTCAGTTGGCCGGTAAAGAGCTGACCTTTCAGCTGGATACCTTTGACGGCAAGATTGCTCGGCATTTCATCGTTAGCGGACAGCGCCTTGTCAGTAAACCAGGAGTGGTTGCCGAGCCGGCGTTCGCGATTTCTTTCAAGGATGCGGCATTTGGTTTCGCCACGATGCAGGCCAAGAACAAGCAATTGGCATTTATGCAGGGCATTCAAAACAAAGATATTTTGATAAAGGGCAACCCTGGATTGGTTATCTGGTTCCAAGGTTTGACCAAATATTTGAAGCCGAAGAAAAAGACGGTTTAG
- the phoR gene encoding phosphate regulon sensor histidine kinase PhoR, translated as MNQNWHGTLIRHLLLLVTACLSVGLITGYFGWSMAVGLGIYLAWTLKQLLRMHDWLREHQPDEPPPDGFGLWGDVFDSIYHLQRRDQRVRGRLQAVIDRVQESTAALKDAVIMLDSDGNLEWWNRAAETLLGLKSPQDSGQPVTNLVRHPRFKEYFEQNNYVEPLEIPSPINDRVRVQLLITRYGNNEHLMLVRDVTRIHQLEQMRKDFVANVSHELRTPLTVICGYLETLIDNAEDVNPRWVRALQQMQQQGERMQTLLNDLLLLAKLEATDYPSDNHPVVVSSLLQSIRNDAEALSAHRNQHITLSVDSSAKLKGSEPELRSAFSNLVFNAVKYTPAEGTIHIRWWDDEQGAHMSVQDSGPGIETKHLPRLTERFYRVDSSRASNTGGTGLGLAIVKHVLLRHRGTLEIISIVGKGCTFTCHFTPTQVINS; from the coding sequence TTGAATCAAAACTGGCACGGTACGCTGATCCGCCACCTGCTGCTGTTGGTCACCGCCTGTCTGTCGGTTGGATTGATCACCGGTTATTTCGGCTGGAGCATGGCGGTTGGCCTTGGCATTTACCTCGCCTGGACGCTAAAGCAACTGCTGCGCATGCACGATTGGCTCCGTGAGCATCAACCCGATGAACCGCCGCCGGACGGTTTCGGCTTGTGGGGCGACGTGTTCGATAGCATCTACCACCTGCAACGCCGTGACCAACGCGTGCGTGGCCGTCTGCAAGCGGTGATTGATCGCGTCCAAGAATCAACAGCCGCGCTTAAAGACGCTGTGATCATGCTCGACAGTGACGGGAATCTGGAATGGTGGAATCGCGCAGCAGAAACCTTGCTAGGCCTTAAATCGCCACAGGACAGTGGTCAACCTGTAACCAACTTGGTACGCCATCCGCGCTTCAAAGAGTATTTCGAACAGAACAACTACGTCGAACCGCTAGAGATTCCCTCGCCGATCAACGACAGGGTGCGCGTGCAGTTACTGATCACCCGCTACGGCAATAACGAACACTTGATGCTGGTGCGCGACGTTACCCGTATTCATCAGCTTGAGCAGATGCGCAAAGACTTTGTGGCCAATGTTTCCCATGAATTGCGTACGCCGCTGACGGTGATCTGCGGCTACCTGGAAACCTTGATTGACAACGCTGAGGACGTGAATCCGCGCTGGGTTCGAGCGCTGCAACAAATGCAGCAGCAAGGCGAACGCATGCAAACGTTGCTCAATGACCTGCTGCTGCTGGCAAAGCTCGAAGCCACCGACTACCCGTCGGATAATCATCCGGTTGTCGTCTCATCGTTGTTGCAAAGTATCCGAAACGACGCTGAAGCGTTGTCTGCGCATCGTAACCAGCACATCACGTTATCCGTCGATAGCAGCGCAAAGCTCAAAGGCAGCGAGCCTGAACTGCGTAGCGCCTTCTCCAATCTGGTGTTCAATGCGGTGAAATACACGCCGGCTGAAGGCACGATTCACATTCGCTGGTGGGATGACGAACAGGGCGCACACATGAGCGTGCAGGATTCGGGACCGGGAATTGAAACCAAACATTTGCCGCGCCTGACTGAACGTTTCTACCGCGTCGATTCCAGTCGTGCCTCTAATACAGGCGGCACTGGGCTTGGCTTGGCCATTGTTAAGCACGTTTTGCTACGCCACCGCGGAACATTGGAAATCATCAGCATAGTTGGCAAAGGCTGCACGTTTACTTGCCATTTCACGCCCACTCAAGTGATCAATTCTTAA
- the phoB gene encoding phosphate regulon transcriptional regulator PhoB — MAGRSILIVDDEAPIREMIAVALEMAGYDCMEAENSQQAHAIIVDRKPDLILLDWMLPGTSGIELARRLKRDELTGDIPIIMLTAKGEEDNKIQGLEVGADDYITKPFSPRELVARLKAVLRRAGPTDGEAPIEVGGLLLDPISHRVTIDGKPAEMGPTEYRLLQFFMTHQERAYTRGQLLDQVWGGNVYVEERTVDVHIRRLRKALGDTYENLVQTVRGTGYRFSTKS, encoded by the coding sequence ATGGCTGGCAGGAGTATTCTGATCGTTGACGACGAAGCGCCTATTCGCGAAATGATCGCCGTTGCATTAGAAATGGCCGGCTATGACTGCATGGAAGCAGAAAACTCTCAGCAGGCCCATGCAATCATCGTTGACCGTAAACCGGACTTGATCCTGCTCGACTGGATGCTGCCTGGTACTTCCGGAATCGAACTGGCTCGTCGCCTCAAGCGTGACGAACTGACTGGCGACATTCCGATCATCATGCTCACTGCCAAGGGCGAAGAAGACAATAAGATCCAAGGTCTCGAAGTTGGCGCTGACGACTACATCACCAAACCATTTTCGCCACGTGAACTGGTCGCACGCCTGAAGGCCGTATTGCGCCGAGCGGGGCCGACGGATGGCGAGGCACCGATCGAAGTCGGCGGTCTCTTACTCGACCCCATCAGCCATCGCGTCACCATTGATGGTAAGCCCGCAGAAATGGGCCCGACTGAATACCGACTACTGCAATTTTTCATGACCCATCAAGAACGTGCTTATACCCGTGGCCAACTGCTTGACCAAGTGTGGGGCGGCAACGTCTATGTCGAAGAACGCACAGTGGATGTACACATCCGGCGCCTGCGTAAAGCCCTCGGCGACACATACGAAAATCTGGTACAAACCGTGCGCGGCACGGGCTACCGTTTTTCCACAAAGAGTTAA
- a CDS encoding aminoacyl-tRNA deacylase and HDOD domain-containing protein — translation MTEVAFADAIPLAPSVIRLLLDKLAIGYSEVIDDNSLPASRKLQAILVDDAVGPLLVLFPQSHLLDLNRLAELTGRKLSAMNEERLVRLLGKSNRSLLPGLPGLNGSPCLYEERLLQEPTLLINSGETGVLLEISCEDFKGMVSKASAANFGEPLITIRPNLDRPDDDREEIIQAMHAFTARRIQQRLEATLEIPPLAETAQKIIKLRVDPNATIDDITGVVETDPALAAQVVSWAASPYYASPGKIRSVEDAIVRVLGFDLVINLALGLALGKTLSLPKDHPQQTTPYWQQSIYTAAVIEGLTRAMPRAQRPEAGLTYLAGLLHNFGYLLLAHVFPPHFSLICRHLEVNPHLCHSYVEQHLLGISREQIGAWLMRYWDMPEELAIALRFQHDPSYAGAHCEYANLVCLTVRLLRKHGIGSGPQENIPDELFTRLGLSREKAEESVQKVLEAEVLLRELASQFNQ, via the coding sequence ATGACAGAAGTTGCCTTCGCCGATGCAATCCCGCTCGCCCCCTCTGTCATCCGGTTGTTGCTGGACAAACTTGCCATCGGATACAGCGAAGTCATTGATGACAATAGTCTCCCTGCATCTAGAAAACTTCAGGCGATATTAGTCGACGATGCTGTGGGCCCGCTGTTGGTGTTATTCCCACAGAGTCATTTACTCGACCTCAATCGCTTGGCCGAATTGACGGGGCGCAAGCTCAGCGCCATGAATGAAGAGCGCCTTGTGCGCTTGCTCGGCAAAAGCAACCGTAGCCTGTTGCCCGGCCTGCCAGGGCTGAATGGCTCGCCGTGTCTGTATGAGGAACGGCTGCTACAAGAACCCACGTTGCTGATCAACTCCGGCGAGACGGGGGTGCTCCTGGAGATTTCTTGCGAAGACTTCAAAGGTATGGTGAGCAAAGCCAGCGCCGCGAATTTCGGCGAGCCCCTGATCACGATCCGTCCGAACCTGGATCGCCCGGACGATGACCGCGAAGAAATCATTCAAGCGATGCATGCGTTCACAGCGCGCCGTATTCAGCAGCGTCTGGAAGCCACGCTGGAGATACCGCCTCTGGCGGAAACTGCACAAAAGATCATCAAATTGCGCGTCGATCCCAACGCCACCATCGATGACATAACCGGCGTGGTCGAGACTGACCCGGCGCTGGCTGCCCAGGTTGTCAGTTGGGCGGCATCACCTTATTACGCGTCTCCTGGCAAAATTCGCTCGGTGGAAGACGCCATTGTTCGCGTGCTGGGTTTTGATCTGGTAATCAATCTGGCGTTGGGCCTGGCGTTGGGCAAAACTCTGAGCTTGCCCAAAGATCACCCCCAACAGACTACGCCGTATTGGCAACAGTCGATTTACACTGCCGCCGTAATCGAGGGCCTAACCCGCGCTATGCCCCGAGCTCAACGCCCGGAAGCTGGGTTGACCTACCTGGCAGGCCTGCTGCACAACTTCGGTTACCTGCTCTTGGCTCACGTGTTCCCACCGCATTTCTCACTGATTTGCCGTCATCTGGAAGTCAACCCACACTTGTGCCACAGCTATGTCGAACAGCATCTGCTCGGCATTAGCCGTGAACAAATTGGCGCCTGGCTGATGCGCTATTGGGACATGCCTGAAGAATTGGCAATAGCATTGCGCTTCCAGCATGATCCAAGTTATGCAGGCGCTCACTGCGAGTACGCAAATTTGGTGTGCCTGACAGTCCGATTACTGCGCAAACACGGCATCGGCTCTGGGCCGCAAGAAAACATTCCAGATGAGCTATTCACACGTTTGGGTCTGTCGCGGGAAAAAGCCGAAGAGTCAGTGCAAAAAGTGCTGGAGGCCGAAGTGCTGCTGCGCGAACTGGCGTCGCAGTTCAATCAGTAG
- a CDS encoding rubredoxin, translating into MKKKWQCIVCGLIYNEADGWPDDGIAPGTLWQDVPADWLCPDCGVGKMDFEMIEIG; encoded by the coding sequence ATGAAGAAGAAGTGGCAATGCATTGTTTGTGGTTTGATTTATAACGAAGCCGATGGCTGGCCGGACGACGGGATTGCGCCAGGGACGTTGTGGCAGGACGTGCCTGCGGATTGGCTGTGCCCGGACTGTGGCGTTGGCAAAATGGATTTTGAAATGATCGAAATCGGCTGA
- a CDS encoding HU family DNA-binding protein, producing the protein MRKPELAAAIAEKADLTKEQANRVLNAVLEEITGALHRKDSVTLVGFGTFLQRHRGARTGKNPQTGEPVKIKASNTVAFKPGKSLKDSVNP; encoded by the coding sequence ATGCGTAAACCAGAACTCGCAGCCGCTATCGCTGAAAAAGCAGATCTAACCAAGGAACAAGCGAACCGCGTTCTTAACGCCGTTCTTGAGGAAATCACGGGTGCCTTACATCGTAAGGACAGCGTAACGCTGGTCGGCTTCGGTACTTTCTTGCAACGACACCGTGGTGCTCGTACCGGCAAAAATCCGCAGACGGGTGAGCCAGTCAAAATAAAGGCAAGTAACACCGTGGCCTTTAAACCCGGAAAGTCCTTGAAAGACAGCGTTAATCCGTAA
- a CDS encoding peptidoglycan DD-metalloendopeptidase family protein, whose product MLKRPLLLCVLLLTAQTASALTIYKFTDANGVVSFTDRPTAGATVVVPRERIVEHLEHQVHLETRRDKGVHSLSVRNDTYAPVEVELQLNGLKNVLGATDKAIHRIVPARSTVRFAVLSPRLPGKALSYTPKLRYSLGDPERQPFVYSYPLPWKGGPFRLSQGPNGKFSHFGAKSRYAMDIAMPEGTQIIAARAGTVIKVENGQSGRGSDPSGNFVRILHDDGTMGVYLHLMRGSVSVTEGQRVVVGTDLAKSGNTGNSTGPHLHFVVQRNVGLGLESIPYQFAVHVATLPNFALGGN is encoded by the coding sequence ATGCTTAAACGGCCCCTCTTGCTGTGTGTTCTGCTGCTGACCGCACAAACGGCGTCGGCATTGACCATTTACAAGTTCACCGATGCCAATGGCGTGGTGTCTTTCACCGACAGGCCGACGGCGGGCGCCACGGTGGTGGTACCGCGTGAGCGTATCGTCGAGCACCTGGAACATCAGGTACACCTAGAGACCAGGCGGGACAAGGGCGTGCACAGCCTGTCTGTGCGCAACGATACCTATGCGCCGGTCGAGGTTGAATTGCAGCTCAACGGTCTGAAAAACGTGTTGGGCGCCACCGATAAAGCCATCCATCGAATCGTGCCAGCACGCAGCACGGTTCGCTTTGCGGTGCTGAGCCCGCGGTTACCGGGCAAAGCACTTAGCTACACGCCAAAGCTGCGTTATTCCTTGGGCGATCCGGAGCGTCAGCCCTTCGTTTATAGCTATCCGCTGCCGTGGAAAGGCGGGCCTTTTCGACTAAGTCAGGGGCCCAATGGCAAGTTCAGTCATTTTGGTGCGAAAAGCCGCTATGCAATGGACATCGCCATGCCGGAGGGCACTCAGATTATTGCAGCGCGGGCGGGCACCGTTATAAAAGTTGAAAATGGGCAGTCAGGTCGCGGTTCCGACCCTTCGGGCAACTTTGTGCGAATACTGCACGATGACGGCACTATGGGCGTGTACCTGCACCTGATGCGCGGTTCGGTTAGCGTCACGGAAGGCCAGCGCGTGGTGGTTGGTACTGACTTGGCCAAATCCGGTAACACCGGCAACAGCACCGGACCCCATCTGCACTTCGTCGTACAGCGCAATGTCGGGTTGGGACTGGAATCGATCCCGTATCAATTTGCGGTGCATGTCGCAACCCTGCCCAACTTTGCGTTGGGCGGGAATTGA
- the ubiA gene encoding 4-hydroxybenzoate octaprenyltransferase, which translates to MYVSLLKSLNRLNPRVWDFVQLTRIDKPIGIYLLLWPTLWALWIAAKGVPSVGNLLIFVGGVFLMRAAGCVINDFADRKVDGHVKRTEQRPLVSGKVSSREALVLFAVLVGLSFLLVLLTNSITVWLSFGGLLLAASYPFMKRYTYYPQVVLGAAFSWGMPMAFTAQTGDLPAAAWLLYIANLLWTVGYDTYYAMTDREDDLKIGVKSTAVLFGDADRVIILTLQALALGCLLLAGSRFELGTYFHLGLLVAAACFAWEFWYTRNREPQRCLKAFLHNHWAGLAIFLGIVADYALR; encoded by the coding sequence ATGTACGTGAGCTTGCTTAAGTCCCTAAATCGCCTTAACCCTCGGGTGTGGGACTTTGTTCAATTGACCCGTATCGACAAACCCATCGGCATTTATTTACTGCTATGGCCGACGTTGTGGGCGCTGTGGATTGCCGCTAAAGGCGTGCCGTCGGTTGGCAATCTGCTGATCTTTGTCGGAGGGGTGTTTTTGATGCGCGCTGCGGGCTGCGTGATCAATGACTTCGCTGACCGCAAGGTCGATGGTCACGTCAAACGTACGGAACAGCGTCCATTAGTCAGCGGAAAAGTCAGCTCTCGGGAGGCATTGGTGTTGTTCGCGGTACTGGTGGGTTTGAGCTTTCTGTTAGTGTTGCTCACCAATTCGATAACAGTCTGGCTGTCGTTTGGCGGCCTGCTGCTGGCGGCCAGTTACCCCTTCATGAAGCGCTACACCTATTACCCGCAAGTGGTGCTGGGCGCGGCGTTTTCGTGGGGGATGCCGATGGCCTTTACCGCCCAGACCGGCGACCTACCCGCAGCAGCGTGGTTGCTCTACATCGCTAACCTGCTGTGGACGGTGGGCTACGACACCTACTACGCAATGACAGACCGCGAAGACGACTTGAAAATCGGCGTCAAATCTACAGCCGTGCTGTTTGGTGACGCTGACCGGGTGATTATCCTGACGCTGCAAGCGCTGGCGTTAGGCTGTCTGCTGCTGGCCGGATCACGCTTCGAGCTGGGAACCTATTTTCACCTGGGACTGCTGGTGGCCGCCGCGTGCTTCGCCTGGGAGTTCTGGTACACGCGCAACCGTGAGCCGCAACGCTGCCTCAAGGCTTTTTTGCATAACCATTGGGCCGGACTAGCGATTTTCCTGGGCATCGTTGCAGACTACGCGCTGCGCTGA
- a CDS encoding response regulator, with protein sequence MSKVSVLVVDDAPFIRDLVKKGLRNYFPGIHIEDAVNGRKAQTLLERETFDLVLCDWEMPEMSGLELLAWCRTQDKLKAMPFIMVTSRGDKENVVQAIQAGVTDFIGKPFTNEQLLTKVKKALAKVGKLDTLLAGAPTKMNSAFGNDSLSALTGGKTEVVRPPASPSVAPTSPGLLNAVARPAASAPTLAGRGQGQLRLPSGNQQCVIKALSLKEALLVVRRGDVLPQILDSAVLDLEQGENAEVARLNGYLHAIVAYEQKPDSDWLQLTFRFVDQDAQKLDYVSRLIARGTAQKHFVPGG encoded by the coding sequence ATGAGTAAAGTCAGTGTGTTGGTCGTGGATGACGCGCCGTTTATTCGCGATTTGGTGAAGAAAGGCTTGCGCAATTATTTTCCCGGTATCCATATCGAAGACGCGGTCAACGGACGCAAGGCGCAAACCCTGCTGGAACGTGAGACGTTCGACCTGGTGCTGTGCGATTGGGAAATGCCGGAGATGTCCGGTCTTGAGTTGCTAGCTTGGTGCCGCACGCAGGACAAGCTTAAAGCGATGCCTTTCATCATGGTGACCAGCCGTGGTGACAAGGAAAACGTAGTCCAAGCGATTCAGGCGGGTGTGACCGACTTTATCGGCAAGCCGTTCACCAACGAACAGCTGCTGACCAAAGTTAAAAAAGCCTTGGCCAAGGTCGGCAAGCTCGACACGCTGCTCGCTGGCGCGCCGACCAAGATGAATTCCGCATTCGGTAACGATTCGCTCAGCGCTTTGACTGGCGGCAAAACGGAAGTGGTTCGTCCACCTGCTTCGCCTTCGGTCGCACCGACGAGCCCGGGGTTGCTTAATGCGGTTGCTCGTCCGGCAGCGTCTGCTCCAACGCTGGCTGGTCGTGGCCAAGGTCAATTGCGTCTGCCCAGCGGCAACCAGCAATGCGTGATTAAAGCCTTGAGCCTCAAGGAGGCGCTATTGGTGGTGCGTCGTGGTGATGTCCTGCCACAGATCCTTGACAGCGCAGTGCTAGACCTTGAACAAGGCGAGAATGCTGAAGTCGCGCGCCTCAACGGTTACTTGCACGCCATCGTCGCGTATGAACAAAAGCCAGACAGTGACTGGCTGCAGTTGACGTTCCGTTTCGTCGATCAAGACGCGCAAAAGCTCGATTACGTCTCGCGCCTCATCGCTCGTGGCACCGCACAGAAGCACTTTGTTCCCGGCGGTTGA
- a CDS encoding chorismate--pyruvate lyase family protein — MPQQNTLLVASDWRQQHQLMELPEPVVLDWLFNQDSLTRRLTRQSANGFSILPLLEGWQVLRPDECAALSLPDQSIGWVREVYLRGNGQKWVFARSVAAQSALQQGGLNMDELGTRSLGELLFCDEAFERGPLGVCRYPVEWLPIEDTANGLWGRRSCFSRGALNLLVAEVFLPNFWRAVGTTGTAVTERH; from the coding sequence GTGCCCCAACAAAATACTCTTCTCGTTGCTTCTGACTGGCGTCAGCAACATCAACTAATGGAGTTGCCCGAGCCTGTTGTGCTCGATTGGCTATTCAATCAGGACTCCCTGACTCGTCGTCTGACGCGTCAGTCGGCCAATGGTTTCAGCATTTTGCCATTGTTAGAAGGATGGCAAGTCTTGCGCCCCGACGAATGCGCTGCGCTGTCGCTGCCCGACCAGAGTATCGGCTGGGTACGGGAGGTGTATCTGCGGGGCAACGGCCAGAAGTGGGTGTTTGCCCGTAGCGTAGCGGCCCAAAGTGCCCTGCAACAAGGCGGTTTGAACATGGACGAACTGGGCACCCGCTCCCTTGGCGAATTACTGTTTTGCGACGAAGCGTTCGAACGTGGCCCACTTGGAGTCTGTCGCTATCCAGTCGAATGGTTGCCCATCGAGGACACCGCCAACGGTTTATGGGGGCGGCGCTCTTGCTTTAGCCGGGGAGCGTTAAATCTGTTGGTGGCGGAAGTCTTCCTGCCGAACTTTTGGCGCGCGGTCGGAACTACCGGCACCGCTGTAACGGAGCGTCATTGA